In a genomic window of Chrysemys picta bellii isolate R12L10 chromosome 1, ASM1138683v2, whole genome shotgun sequence:
- the LOC135976940 gene encoding olfactory receptor 52E8-like: protein MSDSNTTDFTNPSTFILLGIPGLEAAHVWISIPFCAIYAIAVLGNFTILFIVKIEPSLHAPIYYFLCMLAVTDLALSTSTVPKMLSIFWFNSREIDFSACLTQLYFIHCFSAMESGILVAMAFDRYVAICDPLRHSTILTSPVVGKIGLAVVLRSSILVLPNPFLARRCPYSRTNIIPHTYCEHMSMVKLACADIRVNNYYGFSLIFLITGVDVFFIALSYTQILRAIFSLPTKDAWVKTFWTCSSHLFATLAFCIPSLFSILTHRFAQNVPLHFHVLMANLSILVPPMLHPIIYGFKTKQIRNRLLWLFTHKGPKVFSWWSGFKANHRAELAGDMVLSPLS from the coding sequence atgtcagattccaacacaaccgacttcaccaacccctccaccttcatcctgttgggcattcctggcctggaggcagcccatgtctggatctccatccccttctgtgcAATATATGCCATAGccgtcttggggaacttcaccatcctcttCATCGTGAAGATAGAGCCAAGCCTGCATGCACCCATATACTATTTCCTGTGCATGCTGGCTGTCACTGACCTGGCCCTGTCTACATCCACCGTGCCTAAAATGCTGAGCATTTTCTGGTTCAATTCTAGGGAAatcgatttcagtgcctgcctcacccagctgtacttcattcactgcttctCAGCAATGGAATCTGGGATCTtggtggccatggcttttgatcgctacgtggccatctgcgatcccctgagacattccaccatcctgacaagCCCCGTGGTGGGCAAGATAGGTCTGGCTGTGGTACTACGCAGCAGCATACTCGTTCTACCCAATCCCTTCCTGGCGAGGCGGTGCCCCTATtccagaaccaacatcatcccccataCCTACTGTGAGCATATGTCCATGGTGAAGTTGGCCTGTGCTGACATCCGTGTCAATAATTACTATGGCTTCTCTCTGATATTCCTCATCACTGGTGTGGATGTGTTTTTTATTGCCCTGTCCTATACACAGATTCTCAGGGCgatcttcagcctccccacaaaggacgccTGGGTGAAGACTTTTTGGACTTGCAGCTCCCACCTGTTTGCCACCTTAGCCTTTTGCATCCCGTCTCTCTTCTCCATCCTCACACACCGGTTTGCCCAGAATGTGCCCTTGCATTTCCACGTTCTCATGGCCAACCTGAGCATTCTGGTGCCCCCCATGCTACATCCCATCATCTATGGTTTCAAGACCAAACAGATCAGAAACAGGCTGCTCTGGCTCTTCACTCATAAAGGACCGAAAGTTTTCTCCTGGTGGTCTGGCTTTAAGGCCAACCaccgtgcagagctggctggggacatgGTGCTAAGCCCTCTTTCCTGA